Proteins co-encoded in one Kutzneria chonburiensis genomic window:
- a CDS encoding beta-galactosidase — MRLPRTLLALLGSVALALTGVVSPAVARPAPVKASHSISYDGYSFLIDGKRTYLWSGEFHYYRLPSPDLWLDVFQKMKAAGFNATSLYFDWGYQSSAQGVYDYSGVRDIDEVLNMAEKAGLYVIARPGPYINAEVDGGGFPTWLSTTPGHTRSADPTYLAYSDEWQSQIDGILKRHQLTDGGGSVIAYQVENEYYNGSDAGRTYMKHLEDKAKADGIKVPLTGNNNGTFNSGAAALDVDGPDSYPQGFDCSNPTTWNGVPDISYDHPAGKPLYTPEFQGGAFDPWGGPGYAKCGQLINDQFANVFYKQNIAAGATAQSFYMLYGGTSWGWSAIPQNYTSYDYGAAITESRQLDPKYYEDKLIGEFTQSVAPLTKTDGLGSAPLTSGALTDTARINPDTHTQFHTVRHSNSTSTATDTTHIALDLAAHSGYTYDDPAVAYTGSWSHVGPEQNYTGGDYLHTESFSNTAGDSVNIPFTGGGIRWITSKDGNHGIADVYLDGTKVSTVDLYSASKQNQLTGYEVRGLADGPHTLKIVVTGQKNPSASGAFVVVDAVDLLSAATNDYYPSVPQQPDTGITLNGRQSKILVAGYDLGQSRMQYTTSELMTNATIGNRDVAVLYGDAGQPGETVLRYAKQPTVTVLGGDATSTWDAARGDLRLNYVHKGLTRVLVSEPGARPLLLLLGDKATAETFWRQDTAAGPVLVRGTHLLRTATTSGGTLALTGDTDTDGSVEVFSTAGKITWNGRDVRTQTTSSGSRTGTLPVAKPVTLPALTNWKHQQESPESQPGFDDSRWPVADKMTSNSSTVAGSLPVLFADDYGFHTGNTWYRGKFVGDGTQTGITLSSQSGGSAGATSVWLNGTFLGSSTTTQHTFAFPASALRKGDNELSVLTVNMGHDEDYGSNNGNKAARGLIGARVTGSPLTSVTWRLQGANGLDQVRGPLNTGGLYGERTGESLPGYPDGKWPAATLPAKDTTPGVSWYRTNAHLDLPRGQDTSVGITITDDPSRQYRALIFVNGWQMGQYINYLGPEHSFPIPNGVLNPNGDNTIAIAVWNLDGSTGGLGSVQLTNYGSYASPLMVRQNNSPGYDRQKYVVPPAPRSSVTLQVPNTASSGQQFTATATVQTRERAGDATLTAPAGWTVGPVTRNGNTFSWPVTAGATAPAALKVTAKVGYATVTDERIVGAIPAPPPSGQVAVSSLPFLAATNGWGPVERDTSNGEADAGDGKPITIAGVQYPKGLGTNAVSDVQFYLAGKCSRFTASVGVDAEAGGSGTVTFTVRIDGTTLATTPVMHGNQAAAAVDVPVTGGQVLDLEVGDGGDGNGLDHADWAVPTLTCA, encoded by the coding sequence ATGCGCTTACCCAGAACACTGCTGGCGCTGCTCGGCAGTGTCGCGTTGGCGCTGACCGGGGTGGTGTCGCCGGCAGTGGCCAGGCCGGCGCCGGTCAAGGCCAGCCACTCGATCAGCTACGACGGTTACTCGTTCCTGATCGACGGCAAGCGGACCTACCTGTGGTCGGGGGAGTTCCACTACTACCGGCTGCCCAGCCCGGACCTGTGGCTGGACGTGTTCCAGAAGATGAAGGCGGCCGGCTTCAACGCCACCTCGCTGTACTTCGACTGGGGTTACCAGTCGTCGGCCCAGGGCGTGTACGACTACAGCGGCGTCCGGGACATAGACGAAGTCTTGAACATGGCGGAGAAAGCCGGGCTGTACGTGATCGCCCGGCCCGGGCCGTACATCAACGCCGAGGTGGACGGCGGCGGGTTCCCGACCTGGCTGTCCACCACGCCGGGGCACACACGCTCGGCCGACCCGACCTATCTGGCCTACTCCGACGAGTGGCAGTCGCAGATCGACGGCATTCTCAAGCGCCACCAGCTCACCGACGGTGGCGGCAGCGTGATCGCCTACCAGGTCGAGAACGAGTACTACAACGGCAGCGACGCCGGCCGCACGTACATGAAGCACCTTGAGGACAAGGCCAAGGCCGACGGTATCAAGGTTCCGTTGACCGGCAACAACAACGGCACCTTCAACTCGGGCGCGGCGGCGCTGGACGTGGACGGCCCGGACTCCTACCCGCAGGGCTTCGACTGCTCGAACCCGACGACCTGGAACGGCGTCCCGGACATCAGCTACGACCACCCGGCCGGCAAGCCGTTGTACACGCCGGAATTCCAGGGCGGCGCGTTCGACCCGTGGGGCGGGCCGGGCTACGCCAAGTGCGGGCAGCTGATCAACGACCAGTTCGCGAACGTGTTCTACAAGCAGAACATCGCCGCCGGGGCGACTGCCCAGAGCTTCTACATGCTCTACGGCGGCACCTCGTGGGGCTGGAGCGCGATCCCGCAGAACTACACCTCCTACGACTACGGCGCGGCGATCACCGAGAGCCGGCAGCTCGACCCGAAGTACTACGAGGACAAGCTGATCGGCGAGTTCACGCAGTCGGTGGCGCCGCTGACCAAGACCGACGGCCTCGGGTCGGCCCCGCTCACCTCCGGCGCGCTGACCGACACGGCCCGCATCAACCCCGACACGCACACCCAGTTCCACACGGTGCGGCACAGCAACTCCACGTCAACAGCGACCGACACCACCCACATCGCGCTCGACCTCGCCGCGCATTCCGGTTATACGTACGACGATCCAGCCGTGGCGTACACCGGCTCCTGGAGTCATGTCGGACCGGAGCAGAACTACACCGGCGGCGACTACCTGCACACCGAGTCGTTCTCGAACACGGCCGGTGATAGCGTTAACATTCCTTTCACCGGCGGCGGAATCCGGTGGATCACGTCCAAGGACGGCAACCACGGCATCGCCGATGTGTACCTGGACGGGACCAAGGTCAGCACCGTCGACCTGTACTCGGCGTCCAAGCAGAACCAGCTGACCGGTTACGAGGTCCGCGGGCTGGCCGACGGCCCGCACACGCTGAAGATCGTCGTCACCGGCCAGAAGAACCCGTCCGCCTCGGGCGCCTTTGTCGTGGTCGACGCGGTCGACCTGCTGTCCGCGGCGACCAACGACTACTACCCCTCGGTGCCGCAGCAGCCGGACACCGGCATCACGCTCAACGGTCGCCAGTCGAAGATCCTGGTCGCCGGCTACGACCTCGGCCAGTCGCGGATGCAGTACACGACGTCCGAGCTGATGACCAACGCCACCATCGGCAACCGCGATGTCGCCGTCCTGTACGGGGATGCCGGCCAGCCGGGCGAGACCGTGCTGCGCTACGCCAAGCAGCCGACCGTGACCGTGCTGGGCGGGGACGCCACGAGCACCTGGGACGCCGCTCGCGGTGATCTCCGGCTGAACTACGTCCACAAGGGACTCACGCGCGTGCTGGTCAGCGAGCCGGGCGCCCGTCCGCTGCTGCTCCTGCTGGGAGACAAGGCAACCGCGGAAACGTTCTGGCGGCAGGACACCGCCGCCGGGCCGGTGCTGGTCCGCGGCACGCACCTGCTGCGCACCGCCACCACCTCTGGCGGCACGCTGGCCCTGACCGGCGACACCGACACCGACGGCTCGGTCGAGGTGTTCAGCACCGCCGGCAAGATCACGTGGAACGGCCGCGACGTCCGGACCCAGACCACGAGCAGCGGCAGCCGGACCGGCACGCTGCCGGTGGCCAAGCCCGTCACGCTGCCGGCGCTGACCAACTGGAAGCACCAGCAGGAATCGCCGGAGAGCCAGCCCGGCTTCGACGACTCCCGCTGGCCGGTGGCCGACAAGATGACGTCCAACAGCAGCACGGTCGCCGGCTCGCTGCCGGTGCTGTTCGCCGACGACTACGGCTTCCACACCGGAAACACCTGGTACCGCGGCAAGTTCGTGGGCGACGGCACGCAGACCGGCATCACGCTGTCGTCGCAGAGCGGCGGCTCGGCCGGCGCGACCTCGGTGTGGCTCAACGGAACCTTCCTCGGTAGCTCGACCACCACCCAGCACACCTTCGCCTTCCCGGCGTCGGCGCTGCGCAAGGGCGACAACGAGCTGTCCGTGCTGACGGTGAACATGGGGCACGACGAGGATTACGGATCCAACAACGGCAACAAGGCGGCCCGCGGCCTCATCGGCGCACGGGTCACCGGCTCGCCGCTGACCTCCGTGACCTGGCGTCTCCAGGGTGCGAACGGCCTCGACCAGGTGCGAGGGCCGTTGAACACCGGTGGCCTGTACGGCGAGCGCACCGGCGAGTCGCTGCCGGGCTACCCCGACGGCAAGTGGCCGGCCGCCACGCTGCCGGCCAAGGACACCACGCCCGGCGTTTCCTGGTACCGCACCAACGCCCACCTCGACCTGCCGCGCGGCCAGGACACCTCCGTCGGCATCACGATCACCGACGACCCGTCGCGGCAGTACCGGGCGTTGATCTTCGTCAACGGCTGGCAGATGGGCCAGTACATCAACTACCTCGGGCCGGAGCACAGCTTCCCGATCCCCAACGGCGTGCTCAACCCCAACGGGGACAACACGATCGCCATCGCGGTGTGGAACCTGGACGGCAGCACCGGCGGTCTCGGGTCGGTGCAGCTGACCAACTACGGCAGCTATGCCTCGCCGCTCATGGTGCGGCAGAACAACTCTCCGGGCTACGACCGGCAGAAGTACGTCGTGCCGCCCGCGCCGCGGAGTTCGGTGACCCTCCAGGTCCCCAACACCGCGTCCAGCGGCCAGCAGTTCACCGCTACCGCGACCGTCCAGACGCGGGAGCGCGCGGGGGACGCCACCCTGACCGCGCCCGCCGGCTGGACCGTCGGACCCGTGACCCGTAACGGAAACACGTTCTCGTGGCCGGTGACCGCCGGCGCGACCGCCCCGGCGGCGTTGAAGGTGACGGCCAAGGTCGGCTACGCGACCGTGACCGACGAGCGGATCGTCGGCGCCATCCCGGCCCCGCCGCCGAGCGGGCAGGTGGCGGTGAGCAGCCTGCCGTTCCTGGCTGCCACCAACGGTTG
- the mmsB gene encoding multiple monosaccharide ABC transporter permease, with protein MSTVEAERISGTIGRAPRRFSFNPRQSGIYVAFALIIVLFSVLTGGTMLQPENISNIIVQNSYVLILAIGMILIIIAGHIDLSAGSVVAVTGAVSAVLMVNLHVPWLLALLITLVVGGVIGAWQGYWIAYFGIPAFIVTLAGMLVFRALTLTVLGNQGIGPFPDPIRTLSNGFTDGYLGNVGLGPLGGADLLSLLVGVLVVAGIAFSQWRARRGRLQYLQAVDPLPVFLLKIGGAGVVVLAVVVQLARFKNIPWVLVLLAALVLGYSLLTTRAVFGRRIYAIGGNLQAATLSGVKVKSVVFWIFVNMGVLSALAGVIFAGRLNQAGPTAGTSFELDAIAAAFIGGAAVQGGVGKVIGAITGGLIMAVINNGMSLIGAPSEQVMLVKGLVLLAAVAYDIWTKRRATRS; from the coding sequence ATGAGCACCGTCGAGGCGGAGCGGATCTCCGGCACGATCGGCCGCGCGCCGCGCCGATTCTCGTTCAACCCGAGACAGAGCGGCATCTATGTGGCGTTCGCGCTGATCATCGTGCTGTTCTCGGTGCTGACCGGGGGCACGATGCTGCAACCGGAGAACATCTCCAACATCATCGTGCAGAACTCGTACGTGCTGATCCTGGCCATCGGCATGATCCTGATCATCATCGCCGGGCACATCGACCTGTCCGCCGGCTCGGTGGTAGCGGTGACCGGCGCGGTGTCGGCCGTGCTGATGGTCAACCTGCACGTGCCGTGGCTGCTGGCGCTGCTGATCACGTTGGTGGTCGGCGGCGTGATCGGCGCCTGGCAGGGGTACTGGATCGCGTACTTCGGCATCCCCGCGTTCATCGTGACGCTGGCCGGCATGCTCGTGTTCCGGGCGTTAACGCTAACAGTGTTGGGAAACCAGGGGATCGGCCCGTTCCCGGACCCGATCCGCACGCTGTCCAACGGTTTCACCGACGGCTACCTCGGCAACGTCGGCCTCGGTCCGCTGGGCGGCGCGGACCTGCTCAGCCTGCTGGTCGGCGTGCTCGTGGTGGCCGGCATCGCCTTCTCCCAGTGGCGGGCGCGACGGGGACGCCTCCAGTACCTCCAGGCGGTCGACCCGCTGCCGGTGTTCCTGCTCAAGATCGGCGGGGCCGGCGTTGTGGTGCTGGCGGTCGTCGTGCAGTTGGCCCGCTTCAAGAACATCCCGTGGGTGCTGGTGCTGCTGGCCGCGCTGGTGCTCGGGTACTCGCTGCTCACCACGCGGGCCGTGTTCGGCCGCCGGATCTACGCCATCGGCGGCAATCTCCAGGCGGCCACGCTGTCCGGCGTCAAGGTCAAGTCGGTGGTGTTCTGGATCTTCGTGAACATGGGCGTGCTGTCGGCCCTGGCCGGGGTGATCTTCGCCGGCCGGCTCAACCAGGCCGGGCCGACCGCCGGCACCTCGTTCGAGCTGGACGCCATCGCGGCGGCGTTCATCGGCGGCGCGGCCGTGCAGGGCGGCGTGGGCAAGGTGATCGGCGCCATCACCGGCGGCCTGATCATGGCCGTGATCAACAACGGCATGTCGCTGATCGGCGCGCCCAGCGAGCAGGTGATGCTGGTCAAGGGCCTGGTGTTGCTGGCGGCGGTGGCCTACGACATCTGGACCAAGCGCCGCGCGACCCGTTCATGA